The DNA segment GGCCTAATCTGCACTGGTGATGCGTTTGTTTGCACACCAGAGCGTCAAGCGTTCATCCGTACTCACTTCCCTTCAGTCATCGCCGTTGAGATGGAAGCGGCAGCGATTGCACAAGCTTGTCATCAGTTCAATACACCATTTGTTGTGGTTCGCGCTATCTCTGACGTAGCCGACAAAGAGTCACCAATGAGCTTTGAAGAGTTCCTACCGCTTGCAGCGAAGAGCTCATCAGAGATGGTGATCAAAATGGTTGATTTTCTGAAGTAATCCTATTTAGAAGAACGTCATGGAAGACATCATTCAACCGCTTTATGGAAATGGGATGGTGCTCATTATGTGGGCAGCCATTGTACTGCAGCTTGTTGTGCCCATCCCAAGGCAAAGCCACCCTATGGCTCTTTGGCGACGCTTTGCCTTGCTTCTGTCTGATAAAGTCAACAGCACCAACCCGAGGCAAGCATCGCTTGCTGGTTGGCTGTCTGTTGCTCTTATGCTGCTTCCCGCTATTGTTATTCTACTCGCTCTCCAACCCTTAGTTTGGCAAAATGAGTTGTATCAACTCGCCCTGCTATTACTCGCGCTAGATTGGCGCAACACCGATGCTCTCGTTCGCCATTTAAGCGCCGCTATGGCACATGAGAACAAGCAGCAAGCTCGTGAGCTTCTTAAGCCATGGGTTAATCGAGAGACAGAAACGCTTTCACTGCTTGGCCTCGGTAAAGCTGGTGCAGAAACCTATCTATTAGCCATGGGGAGAGGCGTAATTGGGGTGCTCTTCTGGTACTGTCTCTTTGGTGGAATCGGTGCATTTGTCTATCGACTCACTTTTGAGCTAGCGCGCGTTTGG comes from the Vibrio astriarenae genome and includes:
- a CDS encoding cobalamin biosynthesis family protein, with the translated sequence MEDIIQPLYGNGMVLIMWAAIVLQLVVPIPRQSHPMALWRRFALLLSDKVNSTNPRQASLAGWLSVALMLLPAIVILLALQPLVWQNELYQLALLLLALDWRNTDALVRHLSAAMAHENKQQARELLKPWVNRETETLSLLGLGKAGAETYLLAMGRGVIGVLFWYCLFGGIGAFVYRLTFELARVWSPTRQTFASFGRAATRLTALLDFLPLRLFSLMILVGHRTQQSFLLLKQQHKSWPLPGPSWLLITSAAKYELSLGGPAIYDTRKTLRAKIGGRIAPAAIHLSQLRQLMFSRLTVWILGTSLLLAIFHQGL